ACGAGAGCGGCCATGACGTCATCCGGCTAGAATTGATCAACCCAGTCGACGAGGGCAATCCGTCCAAGGCGCTTGGTACTCCCTGACTGCTCGGACAATGTCGATGACGATGGCTCGCGCGCTCTATGATGGCCTCCTCGCCGAGATCTATGACGATTACACCGACGCCGACGCTAGCGCCGACCTCGTGCTCTGGCGCAGGCTATGCACGGATTGTGACGGTGCCGCGCTGGAACTGGCCAGCGGCACGGGTCGCATGCTGCTGCCGCTGCTAGCCGAAGGGCATACCGTGGAGGGGCTCGACAATTCGGCCGACATGCTGGCGCGGTGCCGGGATCGTGCCGGCGAGATGGGCCTCGCGCCCGTGCTCCATGAGGCGGACATGACGACGTTCGCCCTCGGCCGCCGCTTCGGGTTGATTTTCTGCGCGGCGGGCAGCCTGACGCTTCTGGCGGAGCCGGGGCAGATGGAGGCGGCGCTCCACCGCGCGCTGAAGCACCTCAATCCCGGCGGCGTCCTGGCCCTTGTGATGGACGCACCTAGCGAACCGGCCACCGGCACAGTCATCGCCCGGGACATCAGGCGCGACAGCGACGGATCGAGGCTTCGCTGCATCCTCGATCCCCTGCTGGACGTCAACCCCGAGGTGGCACGTTGGCGGATGACGAACGAAATCGTGGCGCCGGACGGCGCCACCCGGCGGGAGACGACCGACATCGCCTTCCTCCGCCCCGCACCGGAGGCGTTCGCAAACATGCTGCGGGCCGGCGGTCTTGCGGATGTGACGCTGATGGATGCGCAGGGGACAGGGCCCCACCGCGGGGGTGCCGACTCCTATCTCGCGCTCGGCCGCGCGCCATGACGTCTGATGTGTATGCTGGATTTGCCCGAAGTGGATAATAGAGGTCCGAAGGTGCCAGAGAAGCCTGACACGTGCGGACAGGAGGAAAGCTCCTGCCCACACGCTCGTCCTGGCCGACCGCGAGCGCCTGGCCCGACGTCGTCGACAGCCAAGCCCTCCAGATCGCCAATCACCTCTTCCGGTTGGAGGTCTCGATCCTCTCGAGCGCTTCGCTGCTTGCTCCCGGCTAACAAACCGCTGAGCGGTAACCTGCCGCCTGAGTACGTTCCTGACGTTGGAGACCTGCCTGCATCCACCGCGGGCTCTTGGTATACCGCATGCGTCGAGCGCGGCGGCGATGCTGCGGAGGCTGGCGATGCCTGTCGCCTCGATGGCGCGGATCACCGGCAGCACGTTGGCGGCGAAGCGATCGGCCTCGGAGACCTGCATGTCGCGCCCCGGGACGACTGCGGCCGGTGCGTTTAGCTGGGTTGCCGAGCTTCGTGCCGCGTGCCCTGCGTGCGGTGAGGGCGACGGATGGTGGCGAAATGATTGAGGGTCGCGGACCGCGTGCAGTGGATCTCGGGAGAAGACTAGGTTCGGCTGCCTCGGCTAAACGCCTTTGAAACAAAAAGAAAAAGCCCCCAACGGGAGCCTCATCTCGGGTTCGCTACAAGATAATGGCGGAGGGAGGGGGACTGACGTCCAACCCTCTCTGCCACCGACTTGTAGCCAGCAAGGTGGTGAGTGCCAGATCAGGCCGGCTCGCCCGATCGAGCTTCTACTGGATCTATGACGAGATCTCGTCGGCGAGTTGACTGAGCACGGCAGTTGCGCGCGGCGGTCCACCGCTGGCTACCGAGCGCGGCATGATCTCGATGGTCAAAGCGGAAAAAGTTGGCTGTCGGTCTGCATGTTTGCGATCTCGCCAACACCGATTGTCACGCGCAGATGACCTAGAGAGCGCGCACCGCGACAATGAAGGAATCGACGTGGCCGTTCAGGCGACGTGTCTGTTGGTCGACCGTCGTTGCTGCCTGACGAACGCCCTCCGCCGACCGATTGGTCTCGGCGGCGGAGTCCACCAGGGCGCCGATGCTGCTCGACACCTTCCGGGTGCCGGTCGCCGCCTGCTGAACGCTGCGGCTAATCTCCTGGGTGGCAGCGCCCTGCTCCTCGACGGCTGCGGCGATGGTCGCCGTAATGCCATTGACCTTGCCGACGGTCTCGACGATCTGCCGGATCGCATCGACGGTCGTTCGGGTTTCCTGCTGCACCGCGGCGATCTGCGTCTGGATGTCCTGGGTCGCCTTCGCTGTCTGGTTCGCGAGGCCCTTCACCTCGCTCGCGACGACGGCGAAACCCTTGCCGGCCTCGCCCGCCCTAGCCGCTTCGATGGTGGCGTTGAGAGCGAGCAGATTGGTCTGCGAGGCGATGCTTTCGATCAGGCCAACGATCTCGCCGATCGTCTGCGCCGCATGGTCGAGGCGCGTGACGGCCATCTCGGTGCCGCGTGCTTGGCCCTCGGCGACGCCGGTCACCTGGGCCGCTTCGGACACCTGACGGGAGATCTCCTGGATCGACGCGAGCAGTTGTTCGGCGGCGGCGGCGACGGTCTCCACGTTGCCGCTGGCATCCTGCGACGCCAGGGCGACGACATCCGCCTCGGTCGATGTCGTATCCGCCGTCCGGCCTAGGGACGTGGAGGACTGCTCCAGTTCGCCGCTCGTCTGAGCCAGCGCGTCGGCGACCGACTTCACCGTCGCTTCGAAATCATCGGCGAGCTTGATGATTTCGGTGTCCTGCGACCAGGTCATCATAGGCCCGATATAGTGTCCATTGCGGTCGCGGATCGCGGCGATACGCAGGGTGAAGGATTCCGTTCCGACCTTCACCTTGCTCTTCCAGGGCAGATTGTCGGGGGATGACAGGATGCGCCGGGCGTGGTCGGGGTGGCGGTGGAAGATGTCGATCGACGTGCCGACCAGGTCGCCTTCAAACTTGAGGATATCGCGGAGCGTTTCGAACGTCTCGCGCGCCGAACGATTGACGTAGCTGAGGCGGAAGTCGTTGCGCGGGTCCGCCATCATCACGTTCGTCTCCATCTCCTCCAGCATCTGCGCCTGCTGATAGGCGGCGACGACGCGCTCGCGCAGGACGTCCACCGCGCGCTCCATGTCGCCGATCTCGTCCTTGCGCTTGGAAACCTCGATGACTGCGCTTTCGTCGCCGCTTGCCAGTGCCAGCAGAGGCTGGCGCAGGCGCCGCAGCGGCACCGTCAGGCTGCGAGCGAGGAAGAATCCGATTCCGCCCATGATGGAGAGGATGATGCCGGCGACGATCACATAGTCGATGCTTTCGCTCAGAACTTCCGCATTCAGATCGTCCACATACAGGCCAGTGCCTACGATCCAGCCCCAGGGCGCGAAGCCGACGACATAGGAAAGCTTCGGCTGCGGCTTGTCAGAGCCGGGCTTCGGCCACTGATAGTCGACAATGCCGCCACCTTCCGCCTTCACTTTTTCCACGAAGGCTTGGAACAGTCGTTTCCCGTCCGGATCCTTGACGTCGCCGAGCGGCTTGCCGTCCAACTCCGGCTTGGTCGGGTGCATGACCATCCGAGGTTCCATGTCGTTGATCCAGAAATAGTCGGCCTCGTTGTAACGCACGGTCTTGATCGCCGAGATCGCGGCTGTCTGCGCCTCCACGCGCGACATGGTGCCCGCCGTCTCTTGCATATGGAAATGTTCGGCAATGGACATTGCGGTCTG
This is a stretch of genomic DNA from Constrictibacter sp. MBR-5. It encodes these proteins:
- a CDS encoding cache domain-containing protein — protein: MKLPTFTVGMKIHVISVLAVLGFTAIIGLAVLKTHSMAFADREEELKALSQTAMSIAEHFHMQETAGTMSRVEAQTAAISAIKTVRYNEADYFWINDMEPRMVMHPTKPELDGKPLGDVKDPDGKRLFQAFVEKVKAEGGGIVDYQWPKPGSDKPQPKLSYVVGFAPWGWIVGTGLYVDDLNAEVLSESIDYVIVAGIILSIMGGIGFFLARSLTVPLRRLRQPLLALASGDESAVIEVSKRKDEIGDMERAVDVLRERVVAAYQQAQMLEEMETNVMMADPRNDFRLSYVNRSARETFETLRDILKFEGDLVGTSIDIFHRHPDHARRILSSPDNLPWKSKVKVGTESFTLRIAAIRDRNGHYIGPMMTWSQDTEIIKLADDFEATVKSVADALAQTSGELEQSSTSLGRTADTTSTEADVVALASQDASGNVETVAAAAEQLLASIQEISRQVSEAAQVTGVAEGQARGTEMAVTRLDHAAQTIGEIVGLIESIASQTNLLALNATIEAARAGEAGKGFAVVASEVKGLANQTAKATQDIQTQIAAVQQETRTTVDAIRQIVETVGKVNGITATIAAAVEEQGAATQEISRSVQQAATGTRKVSSSIGALVDSAAETNRSAEGVRQAATTVDQQTRRLNGHVDSFIVAVRAL
- a CDS encoding class I SAM-dependent methyltransferase, whose protein sequence is MTMARALYDGLLAEIYDDYTDADASADLVLWRRLCTDCDGAALELASGTGRMLLPLLAEGHTVEGLDNSADMLARCRDRAGEMGLAPVLHEADMTTFALGRRFGLIFCAAGSLTLLAEPGQMEAALHRALKHLNPGGVLALVMDAPSEPATGTVIARDIRRDSDGSRLRCILDPLLDVNPEVARWRMTNEIVAPDGATRRETTDIAFLRPAPEAFANMLRAGGLADVTLMDAQGTGPHRGGADSYLALGRAP